tggactagctaaaaaagcatgatacagcccctttaagtaattctgtacttaaccttagtaattctgagcacttttatttttcttcctggttgaagcacctttgtttgaatctataacaataacataactgtatttaagtgtaaagttaaagctatttatattgaaaaaggtgaaacttgtgtttatttgacagtgatttcatatttcttaaaaaaaggtaaatatttaatttattgtagtttttatttctaaaattttatactggaggagcttcctggataaatagtttctagttttacaggtagtacattatgtacatgattcttaacagtttttctgaggcttttgtattatttatatcgatatcggaattatatcgtatcgaccgaaattaagacctatatcgtgataaaatttttggccatatcgtccagccctaaaCCACAATCATACATCCAGGTAATCACATATCTATTAAACATCATGCattcccatccatccatccgtccattcaAATTCTATGCTGCCtctccttttcagggtcacggGATGCTGCAGCCAATCCCGGCATACTGTGGGCAATGACAGGATACagtctggacaggtcaccagtttaTTACAGGTCATGCATTCATTCCCACATGCATGGAAATTATGACTGAGGCTTTTGCCTCACCAATATATCCTATCTTATGAAAGGTGGAGGCAAATCTTACATAACATCCCACTTGAAAGGGGACTCACCACAATTACATGTTTTTATCTCATTTCTGCTTCTTGGTATTTTTCTAAATAGCTTTATAAACTGATAAAGCCTCTGGGATACAATTTGTGGTGAAATGCTCTTCAAGAAACAACTAAGTCAGCTCACCTGAGAAGATGATTTTTACCTTAACAAATAAGAACATGTACTATCACACtgaaaactacatttgtttACTTTGCTGAGGCAAACCCTTGCTGACAACACAAGCCTGTCACAAGGAGTCAAGACAGATGCAGTCAACCTGCCTGCACCAGTCCACGCCAAACATTTCATGTCATGTTTGCATacagatttgtgtttttccaccaaCTATTAGAGCTGGTAGTAGGTGTCAGTCTGAGCATTCTCAAAAGTGACAAAGTGATGATTTAGGGTCAGTTGATGCttcaaaactaaaacaaacactgaaggcAAAGATGAAGTACATTTTGGATTTTCTGTGCCTGCTGGGATGTCTCCTGCTTGTTGTAGCTCGAAACACTGTCCCAACCTCAGAATTTCAATTGGATGGAGATTATTTGCTCGGTGGGCTTTTTGATATTCATCATGTCagctctcctcttcatctcgaCAGACCAGAGGCCATCAACTGCACCAGGTGAGTATCATACCTTCTTTTAAGGTTTTAACATACAGCTATTCACAAAAGTCAATCAGATTTTTTAATccttcaattttatttacatttaatacCACAACAGAATGCTTCAAATCAGCGATGACCTAAATCTAGAATGAGCCTAAATAATTCTTCAACAGAGCAGGGTAGTTGTTTTAGGTTTTATACTACTCatatttggtgaaaaacataTGATCATATATGAATATGCCAAGATTTACTtgagacatgaaaacacaactgctagccacattttaaacatttttctttaactGACCCTTACTTTGACACAAAACATTCTCAGTGTTCAAACATTTTTAGCACTGCTAGAATGTAAaggtaataaaaaaatattggcAAATGAGTAATTTTAGGAGATTTTCTCAAATTTCACAGTGAAAGTTCTAAATTTACAGTATTTGTATTGCtgtccttttttaaaatgcagtgttttCCCCATTCACTTTCTATTTGCAGTCAGCCTTTAATTCTGTCAAGTTATCAAAGGTTTCTGGTGATGAGATTTGCTGTGGAGCAAATTaacaactcctccagcctcctcccaaATGTATCCATTGGCTATATTCTGTTTGACCAGTGTTCAGAGAGGTATAGCTTCCCAAGCATGCTCAAACTCATCTCAGTGAATGGCCTGATTGATCCTTGGGGTGAGCCACCCAAGAATTTGATGGCTGTGATTGGGAGTTACACAAGCCCTAAGACTGTGAGTGTGGCTCCCCTCTTGATGATGGATCTCATTCCAATGGTAACTTTACCaattgttttctgctgtttcagcaaACCCATTACTCATTCTGTCACTTCATATTTAGCAATGTATTACCACAGAAAGTAATGataaattctttctttttttcaccaggtCAGCTATGGTGCAGCCAGTTCAGAGTTTTCAGAAAAGAAAGCCTATCCGTCTTTCTTACGAACGGTGCATACCAACAAAGACGTCATTGAAATTATCGTCAGGATTTTGAACCACTTTAAGTGGCACTGGGTAGCTTTCCTATATGATGATAATGATTTTGGTAATAATGGTCAAGAATTATTCACAAGTAAAATTCGAGATACTGATATCTGCCTGGCATATACGAAAGGCCTTGATCATCAAACAGATTACCCCCAAATATTCAAACAGATAGATGCTCTGAGGGTACATGTCataattgttttttcttctgaatggACGGCAGAAGTTCTTTTTCAGTCAGCAATACAACAAAATGTCACCAGCAAGGTATGGATTGCAATGGATGCATGGTCCTTAAACCAAAAACTCCCCAAGACAGAAGGAATCAGGAACGTTGGGACTGTGCTTGGACTTGCTGCTCCTGCGACGACGATACCAGGCTTCAGTGATTTTGTCCATTCTGccaaagctgctgctctttgtgaaaatgcagagCAAGAGACATTTTGCAATCAAGTTTTCAACTGCAGTGGGTTGAGTGCTGCAGATGTCATTGATGCAGACGGAAGTTTCTCTTTTACTGTTTATGCTGCTGTGTACTCCATCGCCCACGCCTTACACAAAACATTACAATGCAAAGTTGGCAGATGTAATGACAATATCACGGTGTACCCACACATGGTAAGCATGCAAATATTTAATTTGATCCTTTGCGTTGGTTTatgtgaacattaaaaacatcagtCATATAATTGGATCAGAATTCATTTGTGAAGTCTGAGGCTCATATCAAGTTTCACTTGGAAGGCCAAGCCTGTGTGCCAACCAACAAAAAGCATTTGTGTTGGCGCCATCAGAGGTTGATCCAGTTGAGCAGGTGAAACATAGTATTGTTTCAAATCcttgaaatgtgacattttatgtTTATTAAAACTGAATTCAAATTGAACTGAAATAgacaaatgcaataaaaacaaaatttggGCCTTCCAGCAGTCTAGTTTGATATTTTTGAACTAACCCAATCATGGGTATTTATAATCCTTTCAATGACAACTGCTTTACTTTGTAGCTTGTCAGTTAAAGTGTCTCTGAGGATGGTGGGTTTATGAAGTATTTTCTCCCATCACCACCCCACGCAGGCCTTTCACAACCACACAGTGCATTAGCAGGTCAGAAGGCCCTGCATGTCCAACCGATATAATGTAATCACGAAGAAGTGAAGAAATGATTGACAGCATTGTAGATCggttaaaggagaactatgcaagttttgctctcgcgctccccctactggtctgctgtgaaagctcactgtcataAAGGTTCGCTGCATCACCCTCCGCCCCCACCCTCTCCCTCGTGTGCAGTGACCGTCCCtgtcccgtttccttttttacgctcatcagacaaaggttttttctgtctttttggtcctgccatccgtgagcacctaagggtggcgttgctaacgctagccagggtttcatgtttgttacACGCGCTTTtacttgtactcccgtatgagtgccgtgaagcaggtttgttctcgtgaGATGTACTCGGGTCGGTCCCTAtgaaagttgcaagtgctgttttcaggacacagacaccagggggagtggagggactgGCGAATcgccgtgacaagtctttgtttacccccacagggattctgaaaaacatttattgaggtaaaaaagttgcatagttctgctttaaagttaTGCGAtctgcaaacaaaaacagatagTCGGTGATCTTGTGACCTGAAAAGCAtattcaatcaaaaaataaaccCTTTATATTCACCTACAAGTgttctttatttctattttcaggTCCTGGCAGAGCTGAAAAAGTCAAACTTCACACTTTTAAATCAAACTATACACTTTGATGAAAATGGTGACCCCAACTATGGATTCTACTTTATCGTCTTTTGGAACCACAACGGTGAAGCACAGGAAGTCGGATATTATGAATTTTTCCCACCGTTCCATTTTGTCATCAACAGCAATGAAATCCAGTGGCATACAAATGGAACTGtaagcacccccccccctcccccaagtCAAATTAAAACTTCCGTACTTCTGAATGACAGTACTTTGTTTCATGATTCCACACCTCCGTGTGTGCATGGATGACAgtacaaagactttttttttggcatacCTATAGCAGTCAAATCCATCCACTGGGCAACAAAATAaatttgtggtttatttgttttcacaaatattgtgccctattttttttttcctgagccaAAATCTGAGATAAAATCTTTCTTGTGTTCCAAATGATTGCCTCCAATAGGTTCCAACTTCAGTTTGCTCCCAGGAGTGCCCTGTAGGatacaagaaaaaacaagaaggaaTCCACAAATGCTGCTTCAGCTGTGAAATCTGCCAAAATGGGACTTTTATCAATGTCACAGGTGAAGTATTATACAACAAAACATCAGCAACAAATGTGTAAACCATGGAAATGCTGGGACCTTTTTCAGACTGTTGTGAGTTGTCTTATCAGGCAAAGATGTTTCACTATTTACTAACTGGCTCAACTCAGGAAAACAAGTATCAATTTAGTAACTGCACATGTAACTTACGGTTTTATTCTGTCATGCCTTCACTAacagtgtgtctctctgtgttgtgaaACAGAGGATCCCTACACTTGTGTCTCCTGCACTGATGCTGAATGGTCTGCAGAGGGAAGCACGTCATGCAGCCTGCGGGTGGTGGAGTTTGTACCATTCACAGACCCTGGAGCTGTGGTCATCATGGTTGCTGCCTGGGTCTTGGTGGGACTGAATCTGGCTGTGTCTGTTCTCTTTGCCATCAACTTTAACACACCTGTGGTCAGATCTGCTGGAGGACCCATGTGTTTCCTCATTTTAATCTGTCTCAGTTCAGGTAGTATTAGTGTTCACTTTTATTTTGGTCAGCCAACATCAGCTTCCTGTGTCTTAAggttttttccatttctgctgttctacactgtctgtctgtcctgtttTGTTGTGCGCTCTTTTCAGATTGTCTGTATTTTTAAGATAGCAGCCAAGTTTCCAAAACTTTACAGCTGGTGGATGAAGTATCATGGACAGTGGCTGTTCATCGCTGTGGCTTTTGCAATTCAGGCCCTTTTACTTCTTATTGGATACTCTTGTGATCCTCCTA
The DNA window shown above is from Salarias fasciatus chromosome 20, fSalaFa1.1, whole genome shotgun sequence and carries:
- the LOC115408505 gene encoding taste receptor type 1 member 1-like — translated: MKYILDFLCLLGCLLLVVARNTVPTSEFQLDGDYLLGGLFDIHHVSSPLHLDRPEAINCTSQPLILSSYQRFLVMRFAVEQINNSSSLLPNVSIGYILFDQCSERYSFPSMLKLISVNGLIDPWGEPPKNLMAVIGSYTSPKTVSVAPLLMMDLIPMVSYGAASSEFSEKKAYPSFLRTVHTNKDVIEIIVRILNHFKWHWVAFLYDDNDFGNNGQELFTSKIRDTDICLAYTKGLDHQTDYPQIFKQIDALRVHVIIVFSSEWTAEVLFQSAIQQNVTSKVWIAMDAWSLNQKLPKTEGIRNVGTVLGLAAPATTIPGFSDFVHSAKAAALCENAEQETFCNQVFNCSGLSAADVIDADGSFSFTVYAAVYSIAHALHKTLQCKVGRCNDNITVYPHMVLAELKKSNFTLLNQTIHFDENGDPNYGFYFIVFWNHNGEAQEVGYYEFFPPFHFVINSNEIQWHTNGTVPTSVCSQECPVGYKKKQEGIHKCCFSCEICQNGTFINVTEDPYTCVSCTDAEWSAEGSTSCSLRVVEFVPFTDPGAVVIMVAAWVLVGLNLAVSVLFAINFNTPVVRSAGGPMCFLILICLSSGSISVHFYFGQPTSASCVLRFFPFLLFYTVCLSCFVVRSFQIVCIFKIAAKFPKLYSWWMKYHGQWLFIAVAFAIQALLLLIGYSCDPPKPFNETFLYRDKIVLDCDINFTATSTSVIFLSLLCFLCFIFSYMGKDLPKNYNEAKSITFCLILLIITWIIFATEYILYYGKYIQTLNALAVLSSLYSFLLWYFLPKCSIVIFQPQRNTQQYFQGLIQSYTKTISQ